The following are encoded in a window of Gramella sp. MT6 genomic DNA:
- a CDS encoding TatD family hydrolase → MIITDTHTHLYSEAFDEDRMEMIQVAIDNNIKRFFIPAIDSETTQSMYELEKAYPDNIFLMMGLHPTHVKENFEEELKHVEGELNKRKFYAVGEIGIDLYWDKSTLEIQKKAFKRQIQMAKDRNLPIVIHCRDAFDEIFEVLEEVKDDKLFGIFHCFTGNLEQAKQALSYNMKLGIGGVVTFKNGGVDKFISEIPLEEIVLETDSPYLAPAPFRGKRNDPVYILKVAEKLAALYDLSIEEVAGITTKNSKEVFGI, encoded by the coding sequence ATGATAATTACAGATACCCACACCCATTTATATAGTGAAGCATTCGATGAGGACCGTATGGAAATGATCCAGGTTGCTATAGATAACAACATTAAAAGATTTTTTATTCCGGCGATAGATTCTGAAACTACTCAAAGTATGTATGAGCTGGAAAAAGCTTATCCTGACAATATCTTTTTAATGATGGGTCTTCATCCTACGCACGTGAAGGAGAATTTCGAAGAAGAATTGAAGCATGTTGAAGGTGAACTTAATAAAAGAAAGTTTTATGCAGTTGGCGAGATAGGGATCGATCTGTATTGGGATAAATCTACCCTCGAGATCCAGAAAAAAGCTTTTAAAAGGCAAATTCAGATGGCAAAGGATAGGAATTTACCTATCGTGATCCATTGTCGTGATGCTTTTGATGAGATATTCGAGGTCCTCGAAGAGGTGAAAGATGATAAACTCTTTGGAATTTTTCATTGTTTCACCGGAAATCTTGAACAGGCTAAACAGGCTCTTTCCTATAATATGAAATTGGGTATTGGAGGTGTGGTTACCTTTAAAAATGGCGGAGTAGATAAATTCATAAGCGAGATCCCATTAGAGGAGATCGTTCTGGAAACCGATTCACCCTACCTGGCGCCAGCGCCTTTCCGCGGAAAAAGGAATGACCCTGTTTATATTCTAAAAGTTGCCGAAAAGCTGGCCGCCTTATATGATTTATCAATTGAAGAAGTGGCTGGGATAACTACAAAAAACTCGAAGGAAGTTTTCGGAATTTAA
- a CDS encoding biopolymer transporter ExbD has translation MAKRSAPEVNAGSMADIAFLLLIFFLVTTTIETDSGISRKLPPWQPEDVEPPVIKQRNIFTVLVNSNNQLLVEDEDMELSELREAAVEFLDNGGGTGDEACSFCQGAKDPNSSVNPQKAIISLVNNRGTEYGTYIAVQNELVAAYNQLRDREAQRMYGTSFTQMEKNYNDPNYNGDKDALKEKIDVITDMIPQKLSEAEPTS, from the coding sequence ATGGCAAAGAGATCAGCACCGGAAGTTAACGCCGGGTCTATGGCAGATATCGCCTTCTTACTCCTAATCTTTTTCCTGGTAACTACTACCATTGAAACAGATAGCGGGATAAGCAGGAAATTACCGCCATGGCAACCTGAAGACGTTGAGCCTCCGGTTATTAAACAAAGAAACATCTTTACCGTACTGGTGAATAGTAACAACCAGTTGCTGGTAGAAGATGAAGATATGGAGCTTTCAGAATTGCGTGAAGCAGCTGTGGAGTTCTTAGATAACGGTGGTGGTACCGGTGATGAAGCTTGTAGCTTTTGTCAGGGCGCCAAAGATCCTAACTCTTCGGTGAATCCTCAGAAAGCTATTATTTCTCTGGTAAATAACCGTGGGACAGAGTACGGAACATATATCGCTGTACAGAACGAACTTGTGGCTGCTTATAATCAGTTAAGAGATCGTGAAGCACAGAGGATGTATGGAACGTCTTTTACTCAAATGGAGAAGAATTACAACGATCCTAACTATAATGGCGATAAAGATGCCCTTAAAGAAAAGATCGATGTGATCACAGATATGATTCCACAGAAATTATCTGAAGCTGAACCAACAAGCTAG
- a CDS encoding MotA/TolQ/ExbB proton channel family protein, which yields MKRLFSILVIAAITVLGAYNLKAANSANTLPGTIVTFVQDDEETAAGDDLEEEELGFHQELKKRFIEGGPAFMGIVLLCLILGLAIAIERIIFLNLSTTNTKKLAQNVEDALNSGGIEAAKEVCRNTKGPVASIYYQGLDRADESIEAAEKAVVAYGGVQMGQLEKNVSWVSLFIALAPMLGFMGTVIGMIQAFDRIEAAGDMQPSLVAGGIKVALLTTVFGLIVAIILQIFYNYIIAKIDSIVNDMEDASILLIDMLVAYKNKKRI from the coding sequence ATGAAAAGATTATTTTCTATTTTGGTAATCGCCGCGATTACGGTTCTTGGGGCCTACAATCTAAAGGCGGCTAACAGCGCGAATACTTTGCCAGGAACGATTGTGACCTTTGTACAGGATGACGAGGAAACAGCAGCCGGTGATGATTTGGAAGAAGAAGAACTTGGTTTTCACCAGGAGCTTAAAAAACGTTTCATCGAAGGTGGTCCTGCCTTTATGGGGATCGTTCTATTGTGTTTAATTCTTGGTCTGGCAATAGCCATTGAGAGAATTATCTTTTTAAACCTTTCAACAACTAACACTAAGAAATTAGCTCAAAATGTTGAGGATGCCCTTAACAGTGGTGGAATCGAAGCGGCTAAGGAAGTTTGTAGAAATACAAAAGGACCTGTTGCTTCTATCTATTATCAAGGTCTAGACAGAGCTGACGAAAGTATTGAAGCTGCTGAGAAAGCGGTTGTTGCTTACGGAGGTGTTCAAATGGGACAACTTGAAAAGAACGTATCTTGGGTTTCTTTATTTATCGCATTGGCTCCTATGCTTGGATTCATGGGTACTGTAATCGGGATGATTCAGGCTTTTGACCGTATTGAAGCAGCAGGAGATATGCAGCCATCACTTGTGGCAGGAGGTATTAAAGTAGCACTTCTTACTACAGTATTTGGTTTGATCGTTGCGATTATTCTTCAGATTTTCTACAACTATATCATTGCTAAGATAGACAGTATCGTTAACGATATGGAAGATGCGTCTATCCTTCTTATCGATATGTTGGTAGCTTACAAGAATAAAAAAAGAATCTAA
- a CDS encoding asparaginase, with the protein MKNNSRILLIYTGGTIGMIKDYESGALKAFNFDELLQNIPELKILEHEIETLSFENPIDSSNMNPAYWELIARTINDHYDLYDGFVVLHGSDTMSYTASALSFMFENLTKPIIFTGSQLPIGDLRTDAKENLITSIQIAGLQKNGRPVITEVGLYFEYKLYRANRTTKVNAEHFQAFASMNHPALAESGVYLSVNYKSLWKPNRKQKTKLHTGFDNEVLVLKMFPGISKSTVEHILSKENLKGVVLETYGSGNAPNAPWFLDILREKIKKGLRVINVTQCIGGSVTMGQYETSVGMKRIGVVSGKDITTEAAISKLMYLLGKDLSPKVFKTIYETSLRGEMS; encoded by the coding sequence ATGAAGAATAACTCCAGAATACTACTTATTTATACCGGAGGTACCATCGGTATGATCAAGGATTATGAGTCCGGAGCTTTAAAAGCCTTCAATTTTGATGAGCTTTTGCAGAATATTCCGGAATTGAAGATCCTGGAACATGAGATAGAAACCCTGAGTTTCGAAAATCCTATTGATTCATCTAATATGAATCCCGCTTATTGGGAACTGATCGCCAGAACGATCAATGATCATTATGATCTCTATGACGGATTTGTGGTTTTACATGGAAGTGATACTATGTCTTACACAGCATCTGCACTGAGCTTTATGTTCGAGAATCTCACCAAGCCCATTATTTTTACAGGATCGCAATTACCTATTGGAGATCTTAGAACGGACGCTAAGGAGAATTTGATAACCAGTATACAGATCGCCGGACTTCAAAAGAACGGTAGACCTGTAATTACTGAAGTGGGTCTATATTTTGAATATAAGCTCTATCGCGCCAATAGAACGACAAAGGTAAATGCCGAGCATTTCCAGGCATTTGCATCCATGAATCATCCTGCTTTGGCGGAGTCTGGAGTATATTTATCTGTAAATTATAAGTCATTATGGAAGCCAAACCGAAAACAAAAGACTAAATTACATACAGGATTCGATAATGAGGTGCTTGTATTAAAGATGTTCCCGGGAATTTCTAAAAGTACGGTGGAGCATATCTTATCCAAGGAAAATCTAAAAGGAGTGGTCCTGGAGACCTATGGAAGCGGGAATGCTCCAAATGCGCCCTGGTTCCTTGATATTTTACGGGAAAAGATCAAAAAGGGTCTTAGAGTGATAAATGTTACTCAGTGTATTGGAGGTAGTGTGACCATGGGGCAATATGAGACCAGTGTTGGAATGAAGAGGATAGGGGTAGTGTCTGGAAAAGACATTACTACAGAAGCAGCGATCTCAAAATTGATGTACTTATTGGGGAAAGATTTGTCTCCTAAAGTGTTCAAGACGATCTATGAAACATCTTTAAGAGGGGAAATGTCCTAA
- a CDS encoding 1-acyl-sn-glycerol-3-phosphate acyltransferase — translation MRNFDDIRFYKDEEVNPALKEYVNHPMVKALLQFTFPELKFSDIQAIVEECHSIEDFQSKVIYLSVEKVLEKTSEGLSDNGFDELDPSESYFYISNHRDIILDTSLINYNLYNHDLVMTASAIGDNLVQKPFLMALSKLNRNFLVLRNQSPREMLKSSMKLSEYIRTLLLEEQRSVWMAQREGRTKDGNDFTQQGVLKMLGMAKGDMDILDYFAKLKIVPVAISYELDPTDMLKMPEVLAKRMKEEYKKTANEDFNSIMQGAMGQKGRIQINAGQVLTSEDFDTIREKDLSINEQLKEVATLIDNAIYRNYKLWPANYIAYDLLKNESRFEDHYTEKEKRQFDRRISRRVDVKNPLALNSYLLMYANPVINKMSLNEE, via the coding sequence GTGCGAAATTTTGATGATATAAGATTTTATAAGGATGAAGAGGTTAATCCGGCCTTGAAGGAGTATGTGAATCATCCTATGGTAAAAGCCTTGCTGCAGTTCACTTTTCCTGAACTAAAGTTCAGCGATATTCAGGCAATTGTTGAGGAATGTCACTCAATTGAAGATTTTCAAAGTAAAGTGATCTACCTGAGTGTTGAGAAGGTACTTGAAAAAACAAGCGAAGGTTTAAGTGATAACGGTTTTGATGAGCTGGATCCTTCAGAATCCTATTTTTATATTTCCAACCACCGGGATATTATTCTGGATACTTCCCTGATCAATTACAATCTATATAATCACGACCTGGTAATGACCGCGTCGGCAATTGGTGATAACCTGGTGCAGAAACCTTTTTTAATGGCTCTGTCCAAACTGAATCGTAATTTCCTGGTGTTAAGAAACCAGAGTCCGCGGGAAATGTTGAAAAGTTCAATGAAGCTTTCAGAATATATCAGAACCCTGTTGCTGGAAGAACAGCGTTCAGTATGGATGGCTCAAAGAGAAGGAAGAACTAAGGACGGTAATGACTTCACGCAACAGGGAGTGTTGAAGATGTTGGGAATGGCCAAAGGGGATATGGATATTCTCGATTATTTCGCTAAACTTAAGATAGTGCCGGTAGCCATTTCGTATGAGCTGGATCCAACAGATATGCTGAAGATGCCTGAAGTTCTCGCGAAGAGAATGAAAGAGGAGTACAAGAAAACAGCCAACGAAGATTTTAATAGTATCATGCAGGGTGCCATGGGCCAGAAAGGTCGAATCCAGATCAATGCTGGACAGGTGCTTACCTCAGAAGATTTTGATACTATTCGGGAAAAGGATCTTTCTATTAATGAGCAGTTGAAAGAAGTTGCGACATTGATAGATAATGCTATTTACCGCAATTATAAGCTCTGGCCGGCTAATTATATCGCCTATGATCTGCTTAAGAATGAATCCAGGTTTGAAGATCATTATACCGAAAAAGAAAAAAGACAGTTCGATCGCCGTATTTCCAGAAGGGTGGATGTGAAAAATCCTCTGGCTTTAAACAGCTACTTATTAATGTATGCGAATCCTGTGATCAATAAAATGTCTTTGAATGAAGAATAA